The window GCAGTAATCTCATCTACCAGATCTAGATGAATAACCTAATACACAGAAAGATACTGAACCTATCAAAAGCTTTTCCTCTCATTCTTATTTCTGGCCCAGTTTCTCAATTGCTCCAATGAGTTGAAGGTGTGCTTCGACGATGCAGACATCTTTCACCAAATAGCCGTTTGATTGGTTTATGAGactattgagagagagaaaacttctCCAACCCCAAGTCTTAATTGAGTCATTAAACCAAACAATAACTGCACAACCGAAAAAAAAGCTcatgaagaaataaaagacGAGCTAGCTCAAGAGTGACTAACGCTTTCGGTAGTAAAGACTTACATTTTCTCTCCACGTGCTTACCATTGACCTGGTCCACTACTCGCAATTGTGCCTCCACATATACTCCTCGGCCAGGTAGAAGGGTTGTTAAATCATTCAACTCCAGGAACAAAGAAAGGCTtttgcctttttcttctctattaccTTTGGGCCAGATATTTACTCTCCTGAAATCAATAACCTAAACAGTTCAGACTTCAGCTGCTAGTTAGTGTGAAGTGTGAAAAATGGTGAAAGTACAAATTGATACCATTTATGACCACCAGCAGTGAACACTTCAGAGGAATGGAATT is drawn from Macadamia integrifolia cultivar HAES 741 chromosome 7, SCU_Mint_v3, whole genome shotgun sequence and contains these coding sequences:
- the LOC122083721 gene encoding ubiquitin C-terminal hydrolase 12-like — protein: MTAGAISCNHIWKIEKFSELVKEFHSSEVFTAGGHKWRVNIWPKGNREEKGKSLSLFLELNDLTTLLPGRGVYVEAQLRVVDQVNGKHVERKFIVWFNDSIKTWGWRSFLSLNSLINQSNGYLVKDVCIVEAHLQLIGAIEKLGQK